In Cryptomeria japonica chromosome 5, Sugi_1.0, whole genome shotgun sequence, the genomic window aattataatgttaacaaatgtgcatctatactataaaataaatttaaaaaatgtaaagaaagaaaaataattgcttTTCATCGAtcgaaacaattttttttaataatcatataagcacaacaaatgaatttacattacaatagtattgccggCAAGTATTAATAAGATGAGATGATCCAGCATTTAACTTAATCTTTGTTACACAGTATTCTTACAGCTTTTCTCAACAGACTAATCTGATTATTTCAATAATAGAGAAGAAGCTCACTTAAATACTTAAATACCTTGCATTAGGGTAGAAAACTTGTTCAGTATTACTTTGTATTTCAAAACATGTCTACTTATATTCTAGGAGGACGTGCGAAATTATTGCACTTAAAATCTAGTGAGGCTATATGCAATAATTTAATGTTTACTTTGTACCTTGCGAACTATTACAAAAACACCTGTCGAAACATTGACTCCATAGAGAATAGAGTACGCAAAACGGAAATATTCTACTTGTACTCTTCTAATAATAACTTTATTTAATGGAATATAATATCTGTATGGATATACCATGAGAATCTATTTATGTGCATATCTCTAAATTTATTGAACTGTAGATATGGGCATGTCTTGTTCTTGTTTGTATGTTTGTGAGTTCAAGTTGatgtctcctatttctaaatttttactTTCTTTTCCATTGAATACAGACTAATTATTGTTGGTTGAATGGTCAgtttattatttcaaaaatatcatgtttttttcttcattttgataGTGTATTTTTAAgttttatgtatatgtatgttttaATGTGACAATATCTACATAATCTTTTACCAATTAAATTCTTATATACATTTAAATATATATCaattatattttcaaatatataataattagAATGACGTGATCAGATTTGAAGGATAAGATTATGATAAAAAGTCAATATTACATTTATAATTCTATTTTGAAACACATTACAACAAAATCAACTAATCACAATCTTTTATATATTATACTAATTCCTTATCATATAGATTTAGACATAAATTAAACACAACAAGAAAAGTTTACACCTTATTATTCCTTTTTGTGTCAATTATTTTTTTATAACCTAATTTTCTTTTATCTAATATTTATTATATCTGATCATTTTAATCGTATACTATcactaaatatataataattaaaagcAATACTGCATTGATTAAAAACAATACTTCCAGTCATACTTTATTTTCTTTATGTAATATGTACTCTAAACAACCCAACATTTCCAACATTTATTAGTATGAGATGGTCCAACATTTCCAAAGAAGCTCACCAGAATATCTTCCATTAAGGTAGAAAATTTGTTAATTATTACTCTATATTTCCACCACATTTGCTTATATTCTATGAGGAGGCGTGAAACTATTGCAGTTAGGTCTAGCCAAGAGGCTATATGTAATAATTTAATAGCAAATCTGTACCTTGTGAAACACCTGTCGAAATATTGAATGGATATAAAATTAGAGTACACCTAGCGAAAAGTTGCTAATTGTACTCTCTTCTAATAGCATTGGCCACCTCCAAAATGGCAGCTTTTAAGGTACAATGGCTTGTGCGCTTTTCTTCGTCCATTTAAGGAACCCTAACACTGAACTTCTCCATAGCCACCCCTGTTTATGCTGTATTTGAAAATAGCCTTAGAGTGTCCTCACCACAGCAACAAAATGGGCAGAGCAAAGATTGAGATTAAAAGaatagaaaatccatcaaataggcAGGTTACCTTCTCCAAGAGGAGAGTTGGCCTTCTCAAGAAAGCTCAAGAGCTTTCCGTTTTATGTTCAGTTGATGTTGGTCTTGTTATATTCTCTAGCAATGGAAAGCTATTCACACATCCTGAATCTTCAaagtaatatattataattattaaaaaagtTTGTGTATATATAGCTATCTAACAAaaagttggtttttttttttttaagtatatcaTTATAATTCATTTTACAATTAAACAATTTTGTAATTTTAACAGTCTAGAACGAATTTTAAAAAGATACTATTTGGAAGAAGGGAGATTTCGTGGAGACCCAGTAAGAATGAATCTAAAGTTTAATTTCATTTTGTGCATTTTAATAGTTCATacaaaaattagaaataaaaaagaCATTGTGTAGTCAAGATTAACGCAGTTGTATTTTGTATGATTGAACAAATATACAGAATACTTCCTTCCATTTCAAACATTTACAAGCTGAGAATGAGAGACTTCACACTGCTATTAGGTATTTATCATTTACTATATATCGTAATCACTTCAGAGGCaccaagtatattgtaatatatataaaatatttatggaTTTACAGTCATTTCATGGGGGAGAATCTTACTCAACTTACACCAAAGGATCTGGACAATCTTGAAGATGATCTCAATACTTCAATATCTAGGGTCAGATCAAAGAAAGTGAGTAGTACTGCTGAAACGCTTGGCTCTAGCTTCattttttagtttaataaaataattttattaaaattagcTAACCAACTTCTTGATTCTATTCTCTGGTTGTTCATATGAAAGCATGAAACTATGAACCAGCTTATTCAGCGAGAGGAGCAGAGTCTACTGAAGGTAAGATTTTAGTTCAGTATTTTGAAAGCAATCCTAAATTTAAGTGGGTTGAAAGTTAACTATCTTTTTGGTGGTGTGAATATTTCAGATTCAAGCAGCTGAAAGAGAGGTGAGATTTTTAATTGATCTGTCTTATGAATTATTTTGCTGTACGAAGTGTTTCAGTCTGACAGCTTTTTTGTTCACCCTTTTATAGAGTGACGTTCTGCGAGAGAGATTTGCCCGTCTGCAAAAATTGGTATGAATGCTAGATATTCAACATTTTCTTATCATTTCAAGTTTACTAGTCTCTTAAAAGTCCAAACTAATATTCAACGTTGGGTATTTTCAGGTGGATAATTGTTATGGAGGGCCTGCATTGGATAAAGTATTTGGGCAAGATGAGGAAAACTCTTTTAATTTGCTCCCCTCAATTCCTTTTCTTCGTCCGCAGCCATGTCAAATAAATTTGAGAGAACCAGATCAGTATCTACAGACCGAACTACGTTTGGGGTAAATATAATGTTATAAATACTAAAATTATTGTTCTGTTACAATTTATTTTACAATTTACACAACTGACAGTGAAAGATCTGGTTGGATTTTTATGACAGATTTGGCAGCTTTGATGAAAGCAAGTGATGTTCTCGGTTTCCTTCTGTTTATCTTTTTGTGTCTTCGAATATGGGCAGCTCAAAATCGGACAACTGTTGAACTATTGTTTGTATAGTTCTTGAGTATTTTTCTAGATCTGTTTCTTCTATATTTCAAACATAAAAATCTGTGCTTACCTATTGTTTTCGGTGTAGTCATCACTAATACCATGTGATGGTTTTGTAaaccttttaaatatttgaatataaaATGATTGCATCACAAATGCTGTAGATTGTTTCAAAATATTGATTTACGCTGTAATTTTCTGTTAATTATTATGTAATCATTAACATGatgttttgtaatttgtgttatGCTTTCAATTGGTTTTTTATAAATATGGAAGAAAGTAGGAATTTGTATTTAAGTATAATATGAATGGAATAATATTGAGATGGATGATTTGTGGTTTAATATTGAAGAGTGTaacaaaatattataaaatttggACGAGTGGTTTACTCTTAATCTGTTAGCAAGACTTGACATTTTTTGCTAAATGTAATATCGAAGACTTTTAAGAAAAGAATACTCATAAATCATAAATTTGATTTGTAATTCCTCTAATATCCTCAATAAGCAACTAGCTTGGGATGGTCTTAGGTTTCATACTCATCACTATGAGAAAGCCTATCAAATATAAgaaacatttttttattaaaagTATCTAAAAGACATAAAAATTATTGAAagctttggattttgtggattaatAATTATTTTCTATGCTATTTCTATTAATTAGTAACAGATTTTTTCTTATAGAAATCATCTTTTGACTAAAATTTCATAAGTTTGAATCTTTTCGCTTTATAACTTATGAGTCAAAATATTGATATATTTTCAAAAATACTACCAAAAACTTAGCAATATAACTATCCAGAAAAATATTATAAGATATACCAAATAGTTAGTGGTTTCATTTCTCTTACCATGATTCAGAAAGTTAAACTTgataaaaatgatttaaaataatatcTTGATATACCATTGTATATGGCAGGATAGATATTTTCTGCTTATACCTCATCTCCCAACAATAGCCTACTTAACTCTTTAATGGCATCTCCAATCCTCTCTTGGCACTTACACTAGATTGTGTGCTTGGGTGCTTCTCTTTCTGTATAAGATCTAGCTATTATTGAACCCgtatttgattatttttctttgtgcATAAATTTAGCTATCATTAAACCcgtattaaaatttaaaagaaaattttacatCACTCAAATTTAACCTTCTTTATTAATAGTAGAATATTTCAGGGTCCTCTCAATCTTTCACTTCAATTACACCTTTCCATGCGGCGGGCCCTGGGTATGGTGTTGAGCCAGAGGATAAAGAAACTATGATTGACATTGACTTAGACGTCAATTGAAAACTTATATACCTGGGTCTCTAAGTAAGAGTCAAGTACTCAGAGTTAGACAGAGTCAAGTACTCTGAGTTAGCCACTTTTAAAGGTACAAAACTCACGCTACTGAAATCATTCATGAGCACaaaatattgtttttatttttgctttctttTCCAAGTCAATTAACTCCATTACAATTTACAACTGCCATCATCCCTTTTCCTCAATTAACTCCATTACAGCTGGTCTTTATTAGATATCTAAGtatagacaaaataaaatattcgtTTTTAAAATGGgattgaggaagaaaagaaaatgtgAAGTTTAGCTCTATTCTACTCAATGTTAGCCCTTTCTGTAAAACAATTCAGAGAAATTGGTGACAGTAACTCAGTTCTTTACAATTATAGCAAGAAGTACGATGCAGCTGGAGTCCCTGCCTGTTGACAAATATTGTAATGCTGGAGTTCTGTATTCACATAGTTGCATTCTGACATTCTATCAGAAAGGCAGCACCAGAATCGCTTAGATCTTGAACAGTAGTATGTGATATGAAGGAAGAGTTTGGTGAAAAAAAAGTGCTAATCCTCAACCGCAAGGTTATTCCAACAAAATGTATATGCCTCGCTTCTATCTGTATGTTTGTATCGTAAAGTTGATATGACCTTTTTTCTAGTCACTTTTTGTTAAATGGTGAATCtattattcaaaatatttttttttatactagtttatttttctggattcgattgtgtgtaatcgaatccagaaaaataaactagtatacaaaatggattgtggaaatctcatagctttaatattttttttccatTTAGATCTATAATTTTAGGTTTTATGTATATGtaagatttatattattttttgttagttcaaatttcatatatatatttagaagttaattaaaattgaaaatatataGTGATTTTGAATAATAAAATTATAACTGAGGGATGAATTCATGAGAAAAggtcaaagatcacatccctaaatttatattaaaatacatCACAACATGATCAATGAATCACAACCTTCTAAACAATATGCTAGTACCTTATTATACACAAATTTAGACATAAATCAAGCAtaataagataaatataaatctGTTTATGCTTTtttcttttaattatatttttcaattaataattaataacctAACTTTCTTtatctaatatttattatttattttagatataatcatttgtcAACGCAAAATATATATCATCTTAAAGCACTACTTAATTAACTAATATGTTCCACTATTGCTCTAAAAGACCCAACCAAACCGGAATAAATTTATAGAAGCTAACTAACATTTACTTGGGTCTTTCTTACAAAGTATTCTTACAGGTATTCTAAGCAGAGTAATCTGATTATTTGAATAATAGAGTTCAGAAGCTCGCCTAAATACTTTGCATTAGTGTAGAAAATTTGTTCAGTATTACTTCATATTTCCAACACGTTTACTTACACTCTAATTGGACAAGTGAAATTATTGCGCTTACATCTAGAGAGGCTATAGGCAATATTTTAATGTCTACTTTGTACCTTGTGATCTGTTACAAAAAACACTGTCGAAATATTGACTGGATAGAGAATAGAGCACACAAAACGGAAAAATGCTACTTGTACTCTCTTCTAACAACATTGGCCACCTCCGAAACGGCAGCTTTAAGGTACACTATCTCATGGAGCTTTGTTTGCCCATTTGCCCCTTCGTACACTATCTCATGGAGCTTTCTTCACCCATTTGACCCTTCGTGTCTGCATAAGGTACACTATCTCATGGAGCTTTCTTCACCCATTTGGCCCTTCGTACACTATCTCATGGAGCTTTCTTCACCCATTTGCCCCTTCGTGTCTGCATAAGGTACACTATCTCATGGAGCTTTCTTCACCCATTTGCCCCTTCGTACACTATCTCATGGAGCTTTCTTCACCCATTTGCCCCTTCGTGTCTGCATAAGGTACACCATCTCATGGAACCCTAACACTGAAGTTCGGCATTCCGGATAATGCTGCATCTGTGAATGTTGTTAACGTTCTTTAGAGCAACACAATGGGCATAGGCAAGATTGAGATTAAAAAAACTGACAATCCATGAAATACTCAGATTGGCTTCTCCAAGTGGAGATATAGCCTTCTCAAGAAAGCTCAAGAGGCTTGCATTTTATGTTCTACTGATATTGGTCTTGTTACTTTTTTATTGATTATGGGAAGGCTAGTTGTATTAGATAATTTATATTGGACCTTCAATTTATCCGTTGTATGATATCCATCAAGCATGTAGCTAGTTGATCATATCATGGAGTTCAtaggattttcctttctttttgcaaaGTAGAGGGAATTACAAAGCACAAATGGACTATTATGAAATATCAATTGTAGATGGGTTGTGTTGAACATGTAATTAGTGCTATAGGATGACACAAATCTAGTGCAGCATGCAGCCTAGCAAGTGATGAATCATGTATTATGGGATTATGTGTTCTAGTTTGAGAGTATTGAGTTTGTATTTTTGGTATTTTATGTAATGGGCTGATATAAATGATTTGATGAAGGGAATATGGTCAATTCATGTGTTGGACAGTTCTAATATTTAAGGAGTGttgaatttattaataaaaaaatttattgtagGAATTGAAGTATATGATgtgcattttttaatattttttgttcatGAAAGATTCAATTTGATGAATTGTCTAGTCGGTAAAATGAATTAAATGTTTAttttagaattaattttatctaatAGAAAATAATATCTTTTGAGTACTTCTATGGATATACCATGTGGATCTACTTATGTGCATATCTCTAATTTAATTGTttgattttattgaattataagtcTGTGCATGTCCGGTTCTTTTTTGTATCCATGTAGGTTCATCTTGATATATTCTCTTACTAATCTTTTCCCTTTTGTCCCAATGAATAAGCACTAATCCTTTTTTGTTGAATGGCCAATCTATtatttccaatatatatatattttcatttagATAGTTTATGTGTACTTAACAATTATTTTTCTTTGAGGTGGTGTTATGGCAAGGATTTCGATTTCTTCCAGTCTAGTGGTTGCTGGAGGGGATACAAATCATATTGGTCCTTCATTGGGCTTGCATCCTCAACGACCATAGATGTTTTATGCGAGTGAGGGTTTAAAAGTGAATAAAGTTAATGGGTGTTTTCCTCGAAGCCAAGACCAATCGCTTTTGGTTATTTCCCCTGATTCGATCATTGTTGATGTTTCGTATTGGAGCTGACATGCTCTTATTTGTAAGTTTCTTGGTGTTCGCATTCCTTTGTCTACTTTGGAAGCTTGGATTTGGCGTTCATGGAAAGTTGATGGGGATATGGAGATTATGTTCGCTGCTAATAGTTACTCTATGGTTGTTTTCTCTAGTAAGGATGATCACAATCAAGTTTTTGAAGGAGAGTCGTATTTCTACAATCATGTTCCCAGGTTATTTATTAAACCCTAGCATACGAGTTTTAATTTGGCTGAAGAGTTGTCGTCTTGGGTCCCAATTTGGGTTCGTTTGCCTCAACTTCCTTTGGAGTTTTTTGCAAGAAGATATCTTACAACGAATTGTTGCTCTCTTGGGAAAGTTGGTTGCGATTGCCCAACACACTCTTGACAATAAGGTGATTTATTTCGCTCGATTTTGTGTTGAGATTGATTAGAATAATCCTCTGTCGGATTCGTTGGAAATTTTTCTTGGTTCTTCCTTATCTTGATACAACAGCTAGATTATGAATCTCTTCTCTTTTGATGCTAGATCTATCATGAATATGGTCATCTTCAGTGCTAGTGTCTAAAGGTTCATAAAGAATCTCGGTCTACAACTTTCCCTTCCTCTTCCTCTCAGCCTATGGGTAAAGAGGACAAGGGGAATGATCCCTTGCAGGGGGGTGATTTGGGTAAGGCTAATGATGGTTTTGTGTCTGTTAAGTCTAGAACCAAAGGATAGGGTcagaagaggactttaaaggatcGTTAGATTGATGAGGGTTTTAATCAGTTCAAAGTGTTAGATTTTGTAGCTTTGGAGGAAGGGGTTCCACCTAGTATCTCTCCTGTAGCTACTGATGTGAGTATGGCAGTTGCTCACATTCCTCCTTCAAGTCATGATCATCAAGGAAGACAACCTCTGTAGGAGCCCTTGCTTGAACCTTTGTAAGATGATATGGTTTTGGTCAATCTAGCTAAGGAGGTTTTAGCTTCAAATAAGGGTAAGGGGTTTCCTCAAGGTTTGTGGGTGCATCAACGTCCCTTTAAGAAATTTCCTTCTGATAACTCTTCTAAAGGATGTAAGAAGGATCATGAGAGAATCTAGATTACAGGAGATTTATTGGTGTAATCGAGGGTTGTGAAGCCtattgatgttcacttctcttagTCCTCACCATGATTATTTTTTcctggaatgtaagggggttgaatagcaCCTTCCATCAAAAATCTATTCATGATTTGGTTGTTGTTCATTCACTAGACCTCTTTTGTATTCAGGAGACTAAGGTTTTGGTTGATGTTATACTTTAATATGCTTCTCATATTTGGTATTTTGGTCAATGTTAGTGTATTGGATCTTAGGTTACTTTTGGCAGTTTGGCTCTTTTTTGGGATCCCTGCAAGATTACTCCCCTTTGGTAGATTTCTAGCCCTTCTTCTATCTCCATGGTTTCTTACACCTTGGATTCTAGTGAGACTATTCTGattactaatgtttatgctccaatTTATATCCGAGGTAAAATCCAGTTATGGGCGCATATAAGGTATGTTTGTTCATGTGCCCCTtattttccttggatcataggTGGTGATTTTAATTCAATATTGAGTCTAGAGGAGAAGAGATCAAGGTTACCTAGGTTAGGGCCTGCTTCTGATCTTTTTCAAGATCAGGCGGATTTTCTTGCTTTAGTTGATGTTAAACCCTCTAATGGGATTTTCACTTGGAATAATCGTCGAAGTGGAGAGGAAGCAATTTTTGAACAATTGGATAGGTTTCTTGTTTCCTGTTTTTGGGTTGGGGTTGGCTCGGTTACTACTTCTTGAATTATTGACTAGAGAGGTTCTAATCACTTGTTGATtaagtttttttcttcctttcctgCTGCTCCTAAGAATCCTCCTTTCAAGTTTCAGCTCATGTGGCTTCAGGATTCCTCATTGCATGACTTAGTGGACAAGTGTTGGA contains:
- the LOC131063733 gene encoding truncated transcription factor CAULIFLOWER A, producing the protein MGRAKIEIKRIENPSNRQVTFSKRRVGLLKKAQELSVLCSVDVGLVIFSSNGKLFTHPESSNLERILKRYYLEEGRFRGDPNTSFHFKHLQAENERLHTAISHFMGENLTQLTPKDLDNLEDDLNTSISRVRSKKHETMNQLIQREEQSLLKIQAAERESDVLRERFARLQKLVDNCYGGPALDKVFGQDEENSFNLLPSIPFLRPQPCQINLREPDQYLQTELRLGFGSFDESK